One genomic segment of Francisella persica ATCC VR-331 includes these proteins:
- a CDS encoding glycosyl hydrolase family 18 protein, whose amino-acid sequence MRKFFIQLIIFALTLPLMLRAAPLANLGSDSKVYETLLPNRIIAGFLDIRTPGSTTRVDMQKAKKDGYNVMIVAYGEVYDNDIGFYTTSVTSTQTIIDKIRNAKKAGMKILLAVGGSLNTFHPGVKQGTLDPKIFGHNISDTQIKVLANNIVNFLNKNDLDGIVYSIKKFTSADFIAKLSAAIKKIDAKIIIAAEPEVNNYKLVTTGVSNDYDKAIHEGKIDYLFIQEYGAFPEYDPSFISESYSKIIENAHIPLNTKILITEPTNAVSGGTNTIYHPQGNATKSLSTEQAVKLILPQLEKLKFKPRFAGVAGWSLNTDYAADLYGDSSHNAGAFAKGLSECIYKNACVEIDNKIHGPVVAGVLPLWGKSSSYNISGQQINTTPISISMPKDKEYCDYNPNVCKYNVIILAYLAYTNSKGFQLSFNEENGSSKKIYSPKELKAFIAYMNSKGKHTVISIGGKYSHVDWETINLSDLIKIVQEFGFNGINFDLSSSDIPKNEKTVKVAADKINKLITILRQNNHGFWLTFSPEWHYIVAPLAKNDKDNIYVNHNYIELLDSVGMNKINYIWLNTYADKPSDGILSFYQDKNAEYIKITPTDGYAKFLAVLAWALTTQVGYDVNMPKYDEIDKPLDIPANKLVLMIPATKGTTHGRMMYVLTEKDIKEAVSLMKENKASFAGFAVWSIDFDATNINNGDLGNDYSHKPWSTTAAILDVSLPPIVSKIKNQIKQQTKVIPSIQGQQQSIETGVINYPDKIGSYNTDTIINFQGKKYKCKSSLEVKFCNNKGYIPNGLYGYLAWDEINTFKPKTKTKQHKLAAGKIVKYPNFIGNYKVGQIVIACDRKFECQKQELCNDKSYRPIGKSGYLAWSDITDDVAHLTNEAKQPKPNGAEYIYPYGIENYKSGTIVAVGQELYRCNLGPESSLCTSVAYKPTGKYGIDAWTKIDGK is encoded by the coding sequence ATGAGAAAATTTTTTATACAGCTTATAATATTTGCTTTAACATTACCGTTAATGCTAAGGGCTGCACCATTAGCTAATTTAGGCTCAGATTCTAAAGTTTATGAAACATTATTACCGAACAGAATAATCGCAGGGTTTCTCGATATTCGTACTCCAGGTTCGACAACAAGAGTTGATATGCAAAAGGCCAAAAAAGATGGCTATAATGTTATGATAGTTGCTTATGGGGAAGTTTATGATAATGATATAGGTTTTTATACTACTTCTGTAACTTCTACACAGACTATAATAGATAAAATTCGTAATGCTAAAAAAGCAGGAATGAAAATATTATTGGCTGTTGGTGGGAGTCTCAACACTTTCCATCCTGGAGTTAAGCAAGGAACTTTAGATCCAAAAATTTTTGGTCATAATATTTCTGATACACAAATAAAAGTTTTAGCTAATAATATAGTTAATTTTTTAAACAAAAATGATCTTGATGGTATTGTATATAGTATTAAAAAATTTACATCAGCTGACTTTATTGCCAAACTTTCTGCCGCTATAAAAAAAATCGATGCAAAAATAATAATTGCTGCTGAGCCTGAAGTTAACAATTATAAATTAGTTACGACAGGCGTCAGTAATGATTATGACAAGGCTATTCATGAGGGTAAAATAGATTATCTGTTTATACAAGAATATGGTGCATTTCCCGAGTATGATCCAAGTTTTATTTCTGAAAGTTATTCAAAGATTATTGAAAATGCCCATATTCCTCTTAATACAAAAATTTTGATAACAGAGCCAACAAATGCTGTTTCTGGCGGAACAAATACTATTTATCACCCGCAAGGTAACGCAACAAAATCATTATCAACTGAGCAAGCGGTAAAATTAATATTACCACAACTTGAGAAACTAAAATTTAAACCAAGGTTTGCGGGTGTTGCTGGGTGGTCATTGAATACAGATTATGCTGCTGATCTATATGGAGATTCTTCGCATAATGCTGGAGCCTTTGCAAAAGGGCTTAGTGAGTGCATTTATAAGAATGCTTGTGTTGAAATAGATAATAAAATACATGGTCCAGTCGTTGCTGGGGTTTTACCGCTGTGGGGTAAAAGTAGCTCTTATAATATTTCTGGTCAGCAGATAAATACTACTCCGATAAGCATATCAATGCCAAAAGATAAGGAGTATTGTGATTATAATCCTAATGTGTGTAAGTATAACGTCATTATATTAGCATATCTAGCCTACACTAATAGTAAAGGTTTTCAATTATCTTTTAATGAGGAGAATGGCAGTTCTAAGAAAATATATTCTCCAAAAGAACTAAAAGCTTTTATAGCTTATATGAATTCTAAAGGGAAACATACAGTCATTTCTATTGGTGGTAAGTATTCTCATGTTGATTGGGAGACGATAAATTTAAGTGACCTTATAAAAATCGTTCAAGAGTTTGGGTTTAATGGCATAAATTTTGACTTAAGTAGTTCTGATATACCTAAGAATGAGAAAACAGTAAAGGTAGCTGCTGATAAAATAAATAAATTAATAACAATATTAAGACAAAATAACCATGGTTTTTGGTTAACTTTTTCTCCTGAGTGGCACTATATAGTTGCACCATTAGCCAAAAATGACAAAGATAATATTTATGTCAATCATAATTACATTGAATTATTAGATAGCGTTGGTATGAATAAAATAAATTATATTTGGCTTAACACATATGCTGATAAACCTTCTGATGGAATTTTAAGTTTTTATCAGGATAAAAATGCAGAGTATATAAAAATTACTCCTACTGATGGTTATGCTAAGTTCTTAGCAGTACTTGCTTGGGCTTTGACGACGCAAGTAGGCTATGACGTAAATATGCCAAAGTATGATGAAATTGATAAACCTTTGGATATTCCTGCTAATAAGTTGGTCTTAATGATTCCTGCAACCAAGGGTACTACTCATGGTAGGATGATGTATGTTTTAACAGAAAAAGATATCAAAGAAGCAGTCTCTTTGATGAAAGAAAATAAGGCATCTTTTGCAGGTTTTGCAGTTTGGAGTATCGATTTTGATGCAACTAATATTAACAATGGTGATTTGGGTAATGACTACAGCCATAAGCCTTGGAGTACAACAGCTGCAATTTTAGATGTTAGTTTACCACCTATAGTGTCAAAAATAAAAAATCAAATAAAACAACAAACTAAAGTTATTCCATCAATACAGGGACAACAGCAAAGTATAGAGACTGGGGTTATAAATTATCCTGATAAAATTGGCTCTTATAATACTGATACTATCATAAATTTTCAAGGTAAAAAATATAAGTGTAAATCTAGTTTAGAAGTCAAATTTTGTAATAATAAAGGATACATTCCAAATGGACTATATGGTTATCTTGCTTGGGATGAGATTAATACTTTCAAGCCTAAGACAAAAACTAAACAGCACAAACTTGCTGCTGGTAAAATAGTCAAATACCCAAATTTTATTGGAAATTATAAAGTTGGACAAATTGTTATTGCTTGTGATAGAAAGTTTGAGTGTCAAAAGCAAGAGTTATGTAATGATAAATCATACCGACCTATAGGCAAAAGTGGTTATCTTGCTTGGAGTGATATAACTGATGATGTTGCTCACTTGACAAATGAAGCTAAACAGCCTAAGCCCAATGGTGCTGAGTATATTTATCCATATGGTATAGAGAACTATAAGTCAGGTACTATAGTTGCCGTTGGTCAAGAGCTATACCGTTGTAATCTTGGTCCTGAATCTAGTTTATGTACTAGTGTAGCATATAAACCAACTGGTAAGTATGGTATAGATGCTTGGACAAAAATAGATGGTAAGTAA